In one Sporocytophaga myxococcoides genomic region, the following are encoded:
- a CDS encoding RDD family protein, with the protein MQTIRIQTPQNVVIEYEIASIWDRIVANFRDYLIIFSYIILLVSIVAYYDINNPMLFIFFAVPPFLYQLLFESFMNGQSPGMKSRGLKVIRIDGKECNFLDYFLRWVLRPIDVIMFYGGIAMVTIAMTKKGQRLGDLLAGTTIIKLKKQNNLDNTLFVNSENNYVPVFSGVDKLNDRDMEIIKEAIKVYETTGNMIPAGELSKKIKTALNIQTQMDPIVLLRTVLKDYYKTTSAF; encoded by the coding sequence ATGCAAACGATTAGGATTCAAACCCCGCAAAATGTAGTTATAGAATACGAAATTGCATCCATTTGGGATAGAATTGTCGCAAATTTCCGGGATTATCTTATCATCTTTTCATACATTATCCTTTTAGTTTCAATTGTAGCATATTATGATATTAATAATCCTATGCTATTTATTTTTTTTGCTGTTCCTCCCTTTTTATATCAGCTACTGTTTGAATCATTTATGAATGGTCAGTCACCGGGGATGAAAAGCAGAGGTTTAAAAGTCATTAGAATTGATGGCAAAGAATGTAATTTTTTGGATTACTTTTTAAGATGGGTACTCAGACCTATTGATGTAATTATGTTTTATGGAGGCATTGCAATGGTTACAATTGCCATGACTAAAAAAGGACAGAGGCTTGGGGATCTTCTAGCAGGAACAACTATAATTAAACTGAAAAAACAAAACAATCTTGATAACACTCTTTTTGTGAATTCTGAAAATAATTATGTACCTGTATTTTCAGGTGTTGACAAGCTGAATGACCGTGATATGGAAATTATCAAAGAGGCTATTAAAGTTTATGAGACAACCGGAAACATGATACCTGCCGGGGAGCTTTCGAAGAAGATAAAAACAGCACTCAATATTCAAACACAAATGGACCCGATAGTGTTATTGAGAACTGTTCTTAAAGATTACTATAAAACTACCTCAGCTTTTTAG
- a CDS encoding cytochrome b5 domain-containing protein, with product MNSSDYPTFTSSQLALRNGVDKEEIWCAYNGLIYELNKSRLWRGGKHYEHWAGQDLTEEMKDAPHNENVFDKFKIVGILKP from the coding sequence ATGAATTCATCTGATTACCCGACTTTTACAAGTTCGCAGCTTGCCTTGAGAAACGGAGTGGATAAAGAAGAGATCTGGTGCGCCTACAATGGCCTTATTTACGAATTGAATAAGTCAAGGCTTTGGAGAGGCGGTAAACATTATGAACATTGGGCAGGACAGGATTTAACAGAAGAAATGAAAGACGCTCCTCATAATGAGAATGTTTTTGATAAATTTAAAATTGTAGGTATATTGAAGCCCTGA